A genome region from Polypterus senegalus isolate Bchr_013 chromosome 7, ASM1683550v1, whole genome shotgun sequence includes the following:
- the LOC120532702 gene encoding zinc finger protein 474-like → MTSPSIKDVFSENHIFQKEHLTRPATVLLTRRTNKLSMAGNDEKRPIIPPKRPGFRVCYICGREFGSKSIDIHEPKCLEKWQTENEKLPPNLRRKAPHKPEAQSESRNINALNEAAWQSSQAQLIPCENCGRTFLPDRLPVHQRSCKNKTGFKNSISGSPIAAQNGSTSMQSRESVGKKDSQPVQKPKFLICYICGREFGAASLPIHEPKCLEKWQNENDKLPKKLRRPKPQKLSVAQNGGTSVEKQNEAAFESFKSQLSPCPNCSRTFAPDRLLVHLRSCKSKSGSLSLKTVSLNSGVASTNSTMTLQKKDQGPHEKTTSVTRPRTVICYICGREFGTKSIDIHEPQCLRKWHIENNKLPKNMQRTEPKKPEVTVIAATGSYDIAAMNEAAWQSSQAQLVPCDICGRTFLPDRLIVHQRACKPKSK, encoded by the exons ATGACTTCTCCTTCAATTAAAGATGTATTTTCAGAAAatcatatttttcaaaaagagcATCTGACTAGGCCTGCTACTGTACTGTTGaccagaaggacaaacaaattgagCATGGCTGGAAATGACGAAAAAAGGCCCATAATACCACCCAAAAGGCCTGGTTTTAGGGTCTGTTATATATGTGGACGGGAATTTGGATCTAAGTCAATTGATATTCATGAGCCAAAATGCTTGGAGAAATggcaaactgaaaatgaaaaattaccaCCGAACCTGAGGAGGAAAGCCCCACATAAACCTGAAGCACAATCTGAATCACGTAATATTAATGCACTGAATGAGGCGGCATGGCAAAGTTCTCAGGCTCAATTGATCCCTTGTGAAAACTGTGGTCGTACATTTCTTCCTGATCGTCTTCCTGTCCACCAAAGAAGTTGTAAAAACAAAACTGGTTTCAAAAACTCGATCTCAGGGTCTCCAATAGCAGCCCAAAATGGCAGTACATCTATGCAATCACGTGAATCTGTTGGCAAAAAGGACTCACAGCCTGTCCAGAAACccaaatttttaatttgttatatcTGTGGCAGAGAATTTGGGGCTGCATCTCTACCAATTCATGAACCCAAGTGCCTTGAGaaatggcaaaatgaaaatgacaagttGCCCAAGAAACTGCGAAGGCCAAAGCCTCAGAAGCTTTCTGTGGCCCAGAATGGAGGCACTTCAGTTGAGAAGCAGAATGAGGCTGCATTTGAGAGCTTCAAATCACAGCTGAGTCCGTGTCCTAACTGCAGTCGGACCTTTGCACCAGACCGGCTTCTTGTTCACCTAAGAAGCTGCAAAAGTAAATCAGGTAGTCTCAGTTTGAAAACTGTTTCTCTTAACAGTGGTGTTGCCAGTACAAACAGCACAATGACTTTGCAAAAGAAAGATCAAGGACCGCATGAGAAG acaACGTCTGTTACACGTCCAAGAACAGTTATTTGTTACATTTGTGGCAGAGAATTTGGAACCAAGTCTATTGACATTCATGAACCGCAGTGCTTGAGGAAATGGCATATAGAAAACAACAAATTGCCAAAGAATATGCAGCGGACAGAACCAAAAAAGCCTGAAGTCACAGTTATAGCAG CTACAGGCTCTTATGATATTGCAGCCATGAATGAGGCAGCGTGGCAAAGTTCCCAGGCCCAGCTGGTGCCTTGTGATATCTGTGGGCGCACTTTCCTCCCAGACAGACTCATTGTCCACCAGCGTGCTTGCAAGCCgaaatcaaaataa